The following proteins are co-located in the Melanotaenia boesemani isolate fMelBoe1 chromosome 5, fMelBoe1.pri, whole genome shotgun sequence genome:
- the LOC121640500 gene encoding motile sperm domain-containing protein 1-like isoform X2, producing MRRRDSHDAAGGGGPAGEAGVASPLPVFLFPSELLFYSDQRSSHRRVLTLYNPYSFRISFKMWCTAPSLYRVVEAEGSVAAKSCVDLVVRHLDVSPQNWGRRDRFRMEVRGGGQLGGREIWAELRGGGEEEEEKRSGRSGGERPRKLTPLLVPTQTHLQLPTCTAVHSVSQWVVCVLLAVLCVTVLMLPLNSDSSSVVPRCLHVSTNQKLVCAYTLGLLTMVFLR from the exons ATGAGACGGAGAGACAGCCATGATGCAGCGGGTGGGGGCGGGCCTGCAGGTGAGGCCGGCGTGGCGTCCCCGCTGCCCGTCTTCCTGTTCCCCTCAGAGCTGCTGTTCTACTCGGACCAGAGGAGCTCCCACCGCAGGGTCTTGACCCTCTACAACCCCTACTCCTTCAGGATCAGCTTCAAGA TGTGGTGCACGGCTCCCTCTCTCTACAGGGTGGTGGAGGCTGAAGGCAGCGTGGCGGCAAAGTCCTGTGTCGACCT GGTGGTCCGACACCTGGATGTCTCCCCTCAGAACTGGGGCCGCAGGGACCGCTTCCGCATGGAGGTGAGAGGAGGAGGTCAGCTGGGAGGACGGGAGATCTGGGCTGAGCTGAGAGGAGGaggggaagaagaggaggagaagaggagcgGAAGATCAGGAGGAGAGAGGCCGAGGAAGCTGACTCCTCTGCTGGTACCGACGCAGACACACCTGCAGCTGCCCACCTGTACAG ctgtgcACAGTGTGTCTCAGTGGgtggtgtgtgtgctgctggcTGTTCTGTGTGTCACAGTGTTGATGCTCCCCCTGAACAGCGACAGCAGCTCCGTGGTTCCACGATGTCTCCACGTGTCCACCAATCAGAAGCTGGTCTGCGCCTACACACTgg GTCTTCTCACCATGGTGTTTCTACGCTGA
- the ift46 gene encoding intraflagellar transport protein 46 homolog isoform X2 has translation MSADSSSDELDEDHKPQRATEPAGARPGVSPDEDEEEEEEEDSDDDTDDDDEPTEALEGAYDPADYANLPVSTEIKELFQYITRYTPQSMDLDHRLKPFIPDFIPAVGDIDAFLKVPRPDGKSDSLGLLVLDEPSVKQSDPTVLSLWLSEETKQHGAAELKKVTSVAGPQTNPRAVDSWVDSISALHRSKPPASVQYGRPMPDIDSLMQEWPTELEELLGRLQLPPARLDCSLSQYVDIVCSLLDVPVYLSRIQSLHLLFSLYLEFRDSQHFTRRA, from the exons ATGTCGGCCGACAGCAGCAGCGACGAGCTGGACGAGGACCACAAGCCTCAGAGGGCCACCGAGCCGGCGGGGGCCCGGCCCGGGGTCAGTCccgatgaggatgaggaggaagaggaggaagaagattcTGATGACGATACAGACGACGACGACGAGCCTACGGAGGCTCTGGAGGGAGCGTACGACCCCGCAGACTACGCCAACCTGCCCGTCAGCACCGAGATCAAAGAGCTGTTCCAGTACATCACAcg atACACCCCCCAGTCCATGGACCTGGACCACCGCCTGAAACCGTTCATCCCAGACTTCATCCCCGCTGTTGGAGACATTGACGCCTTTCTGAAG GTACCAAGGCCTGATGGGAAATCAGACAGTCTTGGACTTCTGGTCCTGGATGAGCCCAGCGTGAAGCAGTCAGACCCAACAGTTCTGTCTCTGTGGCTGTCTGAGGAGACCAAACAGCACGGAGCTGCAGAG TTGAAGAAGGTGACCAGCGTGGCCGGTCCTCAGACCAACCCTCGGGCCGTGGACAGCTGGGTGGACAGCATCAGCGCTCTGCACCGCTCCAAGCCTCCGGCCAGCGTCCAATATGGCCGCCCCATGCCCGACATCGACAGCCTGATGCAGGAGTGGCCGACCgagctggaggagctgctggGACGCCTGCAGCTGCCTCCGGCCCGCCTGGACTGCAGCCTGTCCCAGTACGTGGACATCGTCTGCAGCCTGCTGGACGTCCCCGTCTACCTGAGCAGGATCCAGTCCCTGCACCTGCTCTTCAGCCTCTACCTGGAGTTCAGAGACTCCCAGCACTTCACCCGCAGAGCCTAG
- the LOC121640500 gene encoding uncharacterized protein LOC121640500 isoform X1 — protein MRRRDSHDAAGGGGPAGEAGVASPLPVFLFPSELLFYSDQRSSHRRVLTLYNPYSFRISFKMWCTAPSLYRVVEAEGSVAAKSCVDLVVRHLDVSPQNWGRRDRFRMEVRGGAERRRGRRGGEEERKIRRREAEEADSSAGTDADTPAAAHLYSCAQCVSVGGVCAAGCSVCHSVDAPPEQRQQLRGSTMSPRVHQSEAGLRLHTGSSHHGVSTLTSVTMATMEPGSTSKVVRRLDDVRGFTCDEVT, from the exons ATGAGACGGAGAGACAGCCATGATGCAGCGGGTGGGGGCGGGCCTGCAGGTGAGGCCGGCGTGGCGTCCCCGCTGCCCGTCTTCCTGTTCCCCTCAGAGCTGCTGTTCTACTCGGACCAGAGGAGCTCCCACCGCAGGGTCTTGACCCTCTACAACCCCTACTCCTTCAGGATCAGCTTCAAGA TGTGGTGCACGGCTCCCTCTCTCTACAGGGTGGTGGAGGCTGAAGGCAGCGTGGCGGCAAAGTCCTGTGTCGACCT GGTGGTCCGACACCTGGATGTCTCCCCTCAGAACTGGGGCCGCAGGGACCGCTTCCGCATGGAGGTGAGAGGAGGAG CTGAGAGGAGGaggggaagaagaggaggagaagaggagcgGAAGATCAGGAGGAGAGAGGCCGAGGAAGCTGACTCCTCTGCTGGTACCGACGCAGACACACCTGCAGCTGCCCACCTGTACAG ctgtgcACAGTGTGTCTCAGTGGgtggtgtgtgtgctgctggcTGTTCTGTGTGTCACAGTGTTGATGCTCCCCCTGAACAGCGACAGCAGCTCCGTGGTTCCACGATGTCTCCACGTGTCCACCAATCAGAAGCTGGTCTGCGCCTACACACTgg GTCTTCTCACCATGGTGTTTCTACGCTGACatcagtcaccatggcaaccatggAGCCAGGCTCGACCTCCAAAGTGGTGCGACGGCTGGACGACGTCAGAGGCTTCACCTGTGATGAAGTCACCTGA
- the ift46 gene encoding intraflagellar transport protein 46 homolog isoform X1: MERADRGKGPRLLRNQPYDESLEVVDGEEVASVYSPTPRGHRQPEPRKNRSLHGLMSADSSSDELDEDHKPQRATEPAGARPGVSPDEDEEEEEEEDSDDDTDDDDEPTEALEGAYDPADYANLPVSTEIKELFQYITRYTPQSMDLDHRLKPFIPDFIPAVGDIDAFLKVPRPDGKSDSLGLLVLDEPSVKQSDPTVLSLWLSEETKQHGAAELKKVTSVAGPQTNPRAVDSWVDSISALHRSKPPASVQYGRPMPDIDSLMQEWPTELEELLGRLQLPPARLDCSLSQYVDIVCSLLDVPVYLSRIQSLHLLFSLYLEFRDSQHFTRRA, encoded by the exons ATGGAGCGAGCTGACCGGGGGAAAGGGCCTCGACTGCTAAGGAACCAACCCTACGACGAAAGCCTGGAGGTGGTGGACGGTGAGGAGGTCGCCAGCGTCTACAGCCCGACTCCCCGCGGCCATCGTCAG CCGGAGCCGAGGAAGAACAGGAGCCTTCACGGCCTCATGTCGGCCGACAGCAGCAGCGACGAGCTGGACGAGGACCACAAGCCTCAGAGGGCCACCGAGCCGGCGGGGGCCCGGCCCGGGGTCAGTCccgatgaggatgaggaggaagaggaggaagaagattcTGATGACGATACAGACGACGACGACGAGCCTACGGAGGCTCTGGAGGGAGCGTACGACCCCGCAGACTACGCCAACCTGCCCGTCAGCACCGAGATCAAAGAGCTGTTCCAGTACATCACAcg atACACCCCCCAGTCCATGGACCTGGACCACCGCCTGAAACCGTTCATCCCAGACTTCATCCCCGCTGTTGGAGACATTGACGCCTTTCTGAAG GTACCAAGGCCTGATGGGAAATCAGACAGTCTTGGACTTCTGGTCCTGGATGAGCCCAGCGTGAAGCAGTCAGACCCAACAGTTCTGTCTCTGTGGCTGTCTGAGGAGACCAAACAGCACGGAGCTGCAGAG TTGAAGAAGGTGACCAGCGTGGCCGGTCCTCAGACCAACCCTCGGGCCGTGGACAGCTGGGTGGACAGCATCAGCGCTCTGCACCGCTCCAAGCCTCCGGCCAGCGTCCAATATGGCCGCCCCATGCCCGACATCGACAGCCTGATGCAGGAGTGGCCGACCgagctggaggagctgctggGACGCCTGCAGCTGCCTCCGGCCCGCCTGGACTGCAGCCTGTCCCAGTACGTGGACATCGTCTGCAGCCTGCTGGACGTCCCCGTCTACCTGAGCAGGATCCAGTCCCTGCACCTGCTCTTCAGCCTCTACCTGGAGTTCAGAGACTCCCAGCACTTCACCCGCAGAGCCTAG